The following proteins are encoded in a genomic region of Magnolia sinica isolate HGM2019 chromosome 1, MsV1, whole genome shotgun sequence:
- the LOC131227394 gene encoding cyclin-T1-3-like isoform X1 codes for MAGLLPGDPSHHGMVESEPYNFSHDKLDELDHSSSNWYLSRKEIEENSPSRKDGIDLKRETYFRKSYCTFLQDLGMRLKVVVHNCSQKNCVRMKVTANGLKCRPQVTIATAIIFCHRFFLRQSHAKNDRRYILQTIATVCMFLAGKVEETPRPLKDVILVSYEMINKKDPAAVQRIKQKEVYEQQKEHILLGERVVLATLGFDLNVHHPYKPLVEAIKKFKVAQNALAQVAWNFVNDGLRTSLCLQFKPHHIAAGAIFLAAKFLKVKLPSDGEKVWWQEFDVTPRQLEEVSNQMLELYEQNRTVPPSHGSASEGSNHHRGTMMKTTAIVEDPVSINSYSPAVAGAAIFKQGGPTVSSVRMEPDQSSIDNHQSMPQRSNQNQSNDYGNTETRGDYKVVDSGGGSWDRRHHEPDQFPCGSSKESITEASNRSKNVTGSDSERNETTAEAREWKDEGLLHKVSGNMGGQSSSYGEGPKGCCPPDAIRKIDKEKVKAALEKRRKSRADVTRKADLMDEYDIIERELENGLELAAKDEKVRQERRQSWSNNNKQQPLYRLEPETAAPNPGKVHGDFGGRDNHFLSIEQQSSGSGGGGRVRSASVDSEEMVHGSERDAVENAEEGELSSFNPPWEIHSPKSSSRNRRAAVSPIKRHDFPQHPLPPAATYPHCSHQIVEDGRLDHLERDHRRHRQGNHI; via the exons ATGGCTGGACTATTACCAGGAGACCCTTCCCATCATGGGATGGTGGAAAGCGAACCATACAATTTTTCTCATGATAAGCTGGATGAACTCGATCATTCTAGTTCTAATTGGTATTTATCCCGGAAGGAGATCGAAGAAAATTCCCCATCTAGAAAAGATGGCATTGATTTGAAGAGAGAGACATATTTTCGTAAATCATACTGCACTTTTCTGCAGGATTTGGGCATGAGGCTTAAAGT GGTAGTCCATAACTGTTCCCAAAAGAACTGTGTGCGCATGAAAGTGACAGCAAATGGTTTGAAATGCAGACCTCAGGTAACAATAGCTACGGCAATTATATTCTGTCATCGTTTTTTCCTTCGCCAATCTCACGCAAAGAATGATAGGAGG TATATTCTGCAGACGATTGCAACAGTGTGCATGTTTCTTGCTGGGAAGGTTGAAGAAACTCCTAGGCCACTGAAAGATGTCATTCTTGTTTCGTATGAAATGATCAATAAAAAGGACCCTGCTGCTGTTCAGAGAATCAAACAGAAG GAAGTATACGAACAACAAAAGGAGCATATTTTGCTTGGGGAGAGGGTTGTACTTGCTACTCTTGGCTTCGACCTCAATGTGCACCACCCATATAAGCCCCTTGTCGAAGCAATAAAGAAATTCAAGGTTGCGCAGAATGCCCTTGCTCAAGTTGCATGGAATTTTGTCAATGATGG GCTGCGGACATCACTCTGCCTGCAATTTAAACCCCATCATATTGCGGCTGGTGCCATATTCCTTGCCGCTAAGTTTCTCAAAGTAAAGCTTCCATCGGATGGCGAGAAGGTCTGGTGGCAAGAATTTGATGTTACCCCACGACAGTTGGAAG AGGTAAGCAATCAAATGTTGGAACTGTATGAACAAAACCGTACGGTGCCACCTTCCCATGGGAGTGCAAGTGAAGGGTCGAATCACCATCGAGGCACAATGATGAAGACTACAGCCATTGTTGAGGACCCTGTCTCAATAAACAGTTATTCTCCGGCTGTTGCAGGAGCAGCGATTTTCAAGCAAGGAGGCCCAACTGTATCATCAGTTCGAATGGAGCCAGACCAATCATCTATAGACAATCATCAAAGCATGCCTCAAAGAAGTAATCAAAACCAAAGTAATGACTATGGAAACACGGAGACCAGGGGTGACTACAAGGTAGTAGATAGCGGTGGTGGAAGTTGGGACCGGCGACATCATGAACCAGATCAATTTCCTTGTGGCAGCAGCAAGGAAAGCATCACTGAAGCCTCGAACAGATCCAAGAATGTTACTGGTTCAGATTCAGAGCGGAATGAGACTACTGCTGAAGCAAGGGAATGGAAGGATGAAGGGTTGTTGCACAAGGTCTCTGGCAACATGGGTGGTCAGAGTTCTTCCTACGGTGAAGGGCCGAAAGGTTGCTGTCCGCCAGATGCCATCAGAAAGATTGACAAGGAGAAGGTGAAGGCAGCACTGGAGAAGCGAAGGAAATCCCGAGCTGACGTGACCAGGAAGGCGGACTTGATGGATGAGTATGATATCATTGAGAGAGAGCTGGAAAATGGTTTGGAATTGGCAGCCAAAGATGAGAAAGTAAGGCAGGAGAGGAGGCAGAGCTGGTCCAATAATAATAAACAACAGCCTTTGTACAGGCTGGAACCTGAGACCGCCGCCCCTAATCCTGGAAAGGTGCATGGCGATTTTGGTGGACGAGACAATCATTTCCTTTCGATCGAACAGCAGTCATCAGggagtggtggtggtggtagggTGAGATCAGCATCTGTTGACTCGGAAGAGATGGTCCATGGAAGCGAGCGGGATGCTGTGGAGAATGCAGAAGAAGGGGAGTTGTCCTCATTCAATCCTCCCTGGGAAATCCATTCTCCAAAGTCCAGCAGTCGCAATAGGAGAGCAGCAGTGAGCCCAATCAAACGACATGATTTCCCACAGCATCCTCTTCCACCAGCAGCTACTTACCCCCACTGCAGTCACCAAATTGTGGAAGACGGACGGCTTGATCATTTGGAAAGAGATCACAGAAGGCACAGACAGGGAAATCACATCTGA
- the LOC131227394 gene encoding cyclin-T1-3-like isoform X2 yields MAGLLPGDPSHHGMVESEPYNFSHDKLDELDHSSSNWYLSRKEIEENSPSRKDGIDLKRETYFRKSYCTFLQDLGMRLKVVVHNCSQKNCVRMKVTANGLKCRPQVTIATAIIFCHRFFLRQSHAKNDRRTIATVCMFLAGKVEETPRPLKDVILVSYEMINKKDPAAVQRIKQKEVYEQQKEHILLGERVVLATLGFDLNVHHPYKPLVEAIKKFKVAQNALAQVAWNFVNDGLRTSLCLQFKPHHIAAGAIFLAAKFLKVKLPSDGEKVWWQEFDVTPRQLEEVSNQMLELYEQNRTVPPSHGSASEGSNHHRGTMMKTTAIVEDPVSINSYSPAVAGAAIFKQGGPTVSSVRMEPDQSSIDNHQSMPQRSNQNQSNDYGNTETRGDYKVVDSGGGSWDRRHHEPDQFPCGSSKESITEASNRSKNVTGSDSERNETTAEAREWKDEGLLHKVSGNMGGQSSSYGEGPKGCCPPDAIRKIDKEKVKAALEKRRKSRADVTRKADLMDEYDIIERELENGLELAAKDEKVRQERRQSWSNNNKQQPLYRLEPETAAPNPGKVHGDFGGRDNHFLSIEQQSSGSGGGGRVRSASVDSEEMVHGSERDAVENAEEGELSSFNPPWEIHSPKSSSRNRRAAVSPIKRHDFPQHPLPPAATYPHCSHQIVEDGRLDHLERDHRRHRQGNHI; encoded by the exons ATGGCTGGACTATTACCAGGAGACCCTTCCCATCATGGGATGGTGGAAAGCGAACCATACAATTTTTCTCATGATAAGCTGGATGAACTCGATCATTCTAGTTCTAATTGGTATTTATCCCGGAAGGAGATCGAAGAAAATTCCCCATCTAGAAAAGATGGCATTGATTTGAAGAGAGAGACATATTTTCGTAAATCATACTGCACTTTTCTGCAGGATTTGGGCATGAGGCTTAAAGT GGTAGTCCATAACTGTTCCCAAAAGAACTGTGTGCGCATGAAAGTGACAGCAAATGGTTTGAAATGCAGACCTCAGGTAACAATAGCTACGGCAATTATATTCTGTCATCGTTTTTTCCTTCGCCAATCTCACGCAAAGAATGATAGGAGG ACGATTGCAACAGTGTGCATGTTTCTTGCTGGGAAGGTTGAAGAAACTCCTAGGCCACTGAAAGATGTCATTCTTGTTTCGTATGAAATGATCAATAAAAAGGACCCTGCTGCTGTTCAGAGAATCAAACAGAAG GAAGTATACGAACAACAAAAGGAGCATATTTTGCTTGGGGAGAGGGTTGTACTTGCTACTCTTGGCTTCGACCTCAATGTGCACCACCCATATAAGCCCCTTGTCGAAGCAATAAAGAAATTCAAGGTTGCGCAGAATGCCCTTGCTCAAGTTGCATGGAATTTTGTCAATGATGG GCTGCGGACATCACTCTGCCTGCAATTTAAACCCCATCATATTGCGGCTGGTGCCATATTCCTTGCCGCTAAGTTTCTCAAAGTAAAGCTTCCATCGGATGGCGAGAAGGTCTGGTGGCAAGAATTTGATGTTACCCCACGACAGTTGGAAG AGGTAAGCAATCAAATGTTGGAACTGTATGAACAAAACCGTACGGTGCCACCTTCCCATGGGAGTGCAAGTGAAGGGTCGAATCACCATCGAGGCACAATGATGAAGACTACAGCCATTGTTGAGGACCCTGTCTCAATAAACAGTTATTCTCCGGCTGTTGCAGGAGCAGCGATTTTCAAGCAAGGAGGCCCAACTGTATCATCAGTTCGAATGGAGCCAGACCAATCATCTATAGACAATCATCAAAGCATGCCTCAAAGAAGTAATCAAAACCAAAGTAATGACTATGGAAACACGGAGACCAGGGGTGACTACAAGGTAGTAGATAGCGGTGGTGGAAGTTGGGACCGGCGACATCATGAACCAGATCAATTTCCTTGTGGCAGCAGCAAGGAAAGCATCACTGAAGCCTCGAACAGATCCAAGAATGTTACTGGTTCAGATTCAGAGCGGAATGAGACTACTGCTGAAGCAAGGGAATGGAAGGATGAAGGGTTGTTGCACAAGGTCTCTGGCAACATGGGTGGTCAGAGTTCTTCCTACGGTGAAGGGCCGAAAGGTTGCTGTCCGCCAGATGCCATCAGAAAGATTGACAAGGAGAAGGTGAAGGCAGCACTGGAGAAGCGAAGGAAATCCCGAGCTGACGTGACCAGGAAGGCGGACTTGATGGATGAGTATGATATCATTGAGAGAGAGCTGGAAAATGGTTTGGAATTGGCAGCCAAAGATGAGAAAGTAAGGCAGGAGAGGAGGCAGAGCTGGTCCAATAATAATAAACAACAGCCTTTGTACAGGCTGGAACCTGAGACCGCCGCCCCTAATCCTGGAAAGGTGCATGGCGATTTTGGTGGACGAGACAATCATTTCCTTTCGATCGAACAGCAGTCATCAGggagtggtggtggtggtagggTGAGATCAGCATCTGTTGACTCGGAAGAGATGGTCCATGGAAGCGAGCGGGATGCTGTGGAGAATGCAGAAGAAGGGGAGTTGTCCTCATTCAATCCTCCCTGGGAAATCCATTCTCCAAAGTCCAGCAGTCGCAATAGGAGAGCAGCAGTGAGCCCAATCAAACGACATGATTTCCCACAGCATCCTCTTCCACCAGCAGCTACTTACCCCCACTGCAGTCACCAAATTGTGGAAGACGGACGGCTTGATCATTTGGAAAGAGATCACAGAAGGCACAGACAGGGAAATCACATCTGA
- the LOC131227394 gene encoding cyclin-T1-3-like isoform X3, which produces MAGLLPGDPSHHGMVESEPYNFSHDKLDELDHSSSNWYLSRKEIEENSPSRKDGIDLKRETYFRKSYCTFLQDLGMRLKVPQVTIATAIIFCHRFFLRQSHAKNDRRYILQTIATVCMFLAGKVEETPRPLKDVILVSYEMINKKDPAAVQRIKQKEVYEQQKEHILLGERVVLATLGFDLNVHHPYKPLVEAIKKFKVAQNALAQVAWNFVNDGLRTSLCLQFKPHHIAAGAIFLAAKFLKVKLPSDGEKVWWQEFDVTPRQLEEVSNQMLELYEQNRTVPPSHGSASEGSNHHRGTMMKTTAIVEDPVSINSYSPAVAGAAIFKQGGPTVSSVRMEPDQSSIDNHQSMPQRSNQNQSNDYGNTETRGDYKVVDSGGGSWDRRHHEPDQFPCGSSKESITEASNRSKNVTGSDSERNETTAEAREWKDEGLLHKVSGNMGGQSSSYGEGPKGCCPPDAIRKIDKEKVKAALEKRRKSRADVTRKADLMDEYDIIERELENGLELAAKDEKVRQERRQSWSNNNKQQPLYRLEPETAAPNPGKVHGDFGGRDNHFLSIEQQSSGSGGGGRVRSASVDSEEMVHGSERDAVENAEEGELSSFNPPWEIHSPKSSSRNRRAAVSPIKRHDFPQHPLPPAATYPHCSHQIVEDGRLDHLERDHRRHRQGNHI; this is translated from the exons ATGGCTGGACTATTACCAGGAGACCCTTCCCATCATGGGATGGTGGAAAGCGAACCATACAATTTTTCTCATGATAAGCTGGATGAACTCGATCATTCTAGTTCTAATTGGTATTTATCCCGGAAGGAGATCGAAGAAAATTCCCCATCTAGAAAAGATGGCATTGATTTGAAGAGAGAGACATATTTTCGTAAATCATACTGCACTTTTCTGCAGGATTTGGGCATGAGGCTTAAAGT ACCTCAGGTAACAATAGCTACGGCAATTATATTCTGTCATCGTTTTTTCCTTCGCCAATCTCACGCAAAGAATGATAGGAGG TATATTCTGCAGACGATTGCAACAGTGTGCATGTTTCTTGCTGGGAAGGTTGAAGAAACTCCTAGGCCACTGAAAGATGTCATTCTTGTTTCGTATGAAATGATCAATAAAAAGGACCCTGCTGCTGTTCAGAGAATCAAACAGAAG GAAGTATACGAACAACAAAAGGAGCATATTTTGCTTGGGGAGAGGGTTGTACTTGCTACTCTTGGCTTCGACCTCAATGTGCACCACCCATATAAGCCCCTTGTCGAAGCAATAAAGAAATTCAAGGTTGCGCAGAATGCCCTTGCTCAAGTTGCATGGAATTTTGTCAATGATGG GCTGCGGACATCACTCTGCCTGCAATTTAAACCCCATCATATTGCGGCTGGTGCCATATTCCTTGCCGCTAAGTTTCTCAAAGTAAAGCTTCCATCGGATGGCGAGAAGGTCTGGTGGCAAGAATTTGATGTTACCCCACGACAGTTGGAAG AGGTAAGCAATCAAATGTTGGAACTGTATGAACAAAACCGTACGGTGCCACCTTCCCATGGGAGTGCAAGTGAAGGGTCGAATCACCATCGAGGCACAATGATGAAGACTACAGCCATTGTTGAGGACCCTGTCTCAATAAACAGTTATTCTCCGGCTGTTGCAGGAGCAGCGATTTTCAAGCAAGGAGGCCCAACTGTATCATCAGTTCGAATGGAGCCAGACCAATCATCTATAGACAATCATCAAAGCATGCCTCAAAGAAGTAATCAAAACCAAAGTAATGACTATGGAAACACGGAGACCAGGGGTGACTACAAGGTAGTAGATAGCGGTGGTGGAAGTTGGGACCGGCGACATCATGAACCAGATCAATTTCCTTGTGGCAGCAGCAAGGAAAGCATCACTGAAGCCTCGAACAGATCCAAGAATGTTACTGGTTCAGATTCAGAGCGGAATGAGACTACTGCTGAAGCAAGGGAATGGAAGGATGAAGGGTTGTTGCACAAGGTCTCTGGCAACATGGGTGGTCAGAGTTCTTCCTACGGTGAAGGGCCGAAAGGTTGCTGTCCGCCAGATGCCATCAGAAAGATTGACAAGGAGAAGGTGAAGGCAGCACTGGAGAAGCGAAGGAAATCCCGAGCTGACGTGACCAGGAAGGCGGACTTGATGGATGAGTATGATATCATTGAGAGAGAGCTGGAAAATGGTTTGGAATTGGCAGCCAAAGATGAGAAAGTAAGGCAGGAGAGGAGGCAGAGCTGGTCCAATAATAATAAACAACAGCCTTTGTACAGGCTGGAACCTGAGACCGCCGCCCCTAATCCTGGAAAGGTGCATGGCGATTTTGGTGGACGAGACAATCATTTCCTTTCGATCGAACAGCAGTCATCAGggagtggtggtggtggtagggTGAGATCAGCATCTGTTGACTCGGAAGAGATGGTCCATGGAAGCGAGCGGGATGCTGTGGAGAATGCAGAAGAAGGGGAGTTGTCCTCATTCAATCCTCCCTGGGAAATCCATTCTCCAAAGTCCAGCAGTCGCAATAGGAGAGCAGCAGTGAGCCCAATCAAACGACATGATTTCCCACAGCATCCTCTTCCACCAGCAGCTACTTACCCCCACTGCAGTCACCAAATTGTGGAAGACGGACGGCTTGATCATTTGGAAAGAGATCACAGAAGGCACAGACAGGGAAATCACATCTGA
- the LOC131227394 gene encoding cyclin-T1-3-like isoform X5, translating to MAGLLPGDPSHHGMVESEPYNFSHDKLDELDHSSSNWYLSRKEIEENSPSRKDGIDLKRETYFRKSYCTFLQDLGMRLKVVVHNCSQKNCVRMKVTANGLKCRPQTIATVCMFLAGKVEETPRPLKDVILVSYEMINKKDPAAVQRIKQKEVYEQQKEHILLGERVVLATLGFDLNVHHPYKPLVEAIKKFKVAQNALAQVAWNFVNDGLRTSLCLQFKPHHIAAGAIFLAAKFLKVKLPSDGEKVWWQEFDVTPRQLEEVSNQMLELYEQNRTVPPSHGSASEGSNHHRGTMMKTTAIVEDPVSINSYSPAVAGAAIFKQGGPTVSSVRMEPDQSSIDNHQSMPQRSNQNQSNDYGNTETRGDYKVVDSGGGSWDRRHHEPDQFPCGSSKESITEASNRSKNVTGSDSERNETTAEAREWKDEGLLHKVSGNMGGQSSSYGEGPKGCCPPDAIRKIDKEKVKAALEKRRKSRADVTRKADLMDEYDIIERELENGLELAAKDEKVRQERRQSWSNNNKQQPLYRLEPETAAPNPGKVHGDFGGRDNHFLSIEQQSSGSGGGGRVRSASVDSEEMVHGSERDAVENAEEGELSSFNPPWEIHSPKSSSRNRRAAVSPIKRHDFPQHPLPPAATYPHCSHQIVEDGRLDHLERDHRRHRQGNHI from the exons ATGGCTGGACTATTACCAGGAGACCCTTCCCATCATGGGATGGTGGAAAGCGAACCATACAATTTTTCTCATGATAAGCTGGATGAACTCGATCATTCTAGTTCTAATTGGTATTTATCCCGGAAGGAGATCGAAGAAAATTCCCCATCTAGAAAAGATGGCATTGATTTGAAGAGAGAGACATATTTTCGTAAATCATACTGCACTTTTCTGCAGGATTTGGGCATGAGGCTTAAAGT GGTAGTCCATAACTGTTCCCAAAAGAACTGTGTGCGCATGAAAGTGACAGCAAATGGTTTGAAATGCAGACCTCAG ACGATTGCAACAGTGTGCATGTTTCTTGCTGGGAAGGTTGAAGAAACTCCTAGGCCACTGAAAGATGTCATTCTTGTTTCGTATGAAATGATCAATAAAAAGGACCCTGCTGCTGTTCAGAGAATCAAACAGAAG GAAGTATACGAACAACAAAAGGAGCATATTTTGCTTGGGGAGAGGGTTGTACTTGCTACTCTTGGCTTCGACCTCAATGTGCACCACCCATATAAGCCCCTTGTCGAAGCAATAAAGAAATTCAAGGTTGCGCAGAATGCCCTTGCTCAAGTTGCATGGAATTTTGTCAATGATGG GCTGCGGACATCACTCTGCCTGCAATTTAAACCCCATCATATTGCGGCTGGTGCCATATTCCTTGCCGCTAAGTTTCTCAAAGTAAAGCTTCCATCGGATGGCGAGAAGGTCTGGTGGCAAGAATTTGATGTTACCCCACGACAGTTGGAAG AGGTAAGCAATCAAATGTTGGAACTGTATGAACAAAACCGTACGGTGCCACCTTCCCATGGGAGTGCAAGTGAAGGGTCGAATCACCATCGAGGCACAATGATGAAGACTACAGCCATTGTTGAGGACCCTGTCTCAATAAACAGTTATTCTCCGGCTGTTGCAGGAGCAGCGATTTTCAAGCAAGGAGGCCCAACTGTATCATCAGTTCGAATGGAGCCAGACCAATCATCTATAGACAATCATCAAAGCATGCCTCAAAGAAGTAATCAAAACCAAAGTAATGACTATGGAAACACGGAGACCAGGGGTGACTACAAGGTAGTAGATAGCGGTGGTGGAAGTTGGGACCGGCGACATCATGAACCAGATCAATTTCCTTGTGGCAGCAGCAAGGAAAGCATCACTGAAGCCTCGAACAGATCCAAGAATGTTACTGGTTCAGATTCAGAGCGGAATGAGACTACTGCTGAAGCAAGGGAATGGAAGGATGAAGGGTTGTTGCACAAGGTCTCTGGCAACATGGGTGGTCAGAGTTCTTCCTACGGTGAAGGGCCGAAAGGTTGCTGTCCGCCAGATGCCATCAGAAAGATTGACAAGGAGAAGGTGAAGGCAGCACTGGAGAAGCGAAGGAAATCCCGAGCTGACGTGACCAGGAAGGCGGACTTGATGGATGAGTATGATATCATTGAGAGAGAGCTGGAAAATGGTTTGGAATTGGCAGCCAAAGATGAGAAAGTAAGGCAGGAGAGGAGGCAGAGCTGGTCCAATAATAATAAACAACAGCCTTTGTACAGGCTGGAACCTGAGACCGCCGCCCCTAATCCTGGAAAGGTGCATGGCGATTTTGGTGGACGAGACAATCATTTCCTTTCGATCGAACAGCAGTCATCAGggagtggtggtggtggtagggTGAGATCAGCATCTGTTGACTCGGAAGAGATGGTCCATGGAAGCGAGCGGGATGCTGTGGAGAATGCAGAAGAAGGGGAGTTGTCCTCATTCAATCCTCCCTGGGAAATCCATTCTCCAAAGTCCAGCAGTCGCAATAGGAGAGCAGCAGTGAGCCCAATCAAACGACATGATTTCCCACAGCATCCTCTTCCACCAGCAGCTACTTACCCCCACTGCAGTCACCAAATTGTGGAAGACGGACGGCTTGATCATTTGGAAAGAGATCACAGAAGGCACAGACAGGGAAATCACATCTGA
- the LOC131227394 gene encoding cyclin-T1-3-like isoform X8 has translation MKMKIGGGHENDGLCTILIVTLPQVTIATAIIFCHRFFLRQSHAKNDRRTIATVCMFLAGKVEETPRPLKDVILVSYEMINKKDPAAVQRIKQKEVYEQQKEHILLGERVVLATLGFDLNVHHPYKPLVEAIKKFKVAQNALAQVAWNFVNDGLRTSLCLQFKPHHIAAGAIFLAAKFLKVKLPSDGEKVWWQEFDVTPRQLEEVSNQMLELYEQNRTVPPSHGSASEGSNHHRGTMMKTTAIVEDPVSINSYSPAVAGAAIFKQGGPTVSSVRMEPDQSSIDNHQSMPQRSNQNQSNDYGNTETRGDYKVVDSGGGSWDRRHHEPDQFPCGSSKESITEASNRSKNVTGSDSERNETTAEAREWKDEGLLHKVSGNMGGQSSSYGEGPKGCCPPDAIRKIDKEKVKAALEKRRKSRADVTRKADLMDEYDIIERELENGLELAAKDEKVRQERRQSWSNNNKQQPLYRLEPETAAPNPGKVHGDFGGRDNHFLSIEQQSSGSGGGGRVRSASVDSEEMVHGSERDAVENAEEGELSSFNPPWEIHSPKSSSRNRRAAVSPIKRHDFPQHPLPPAATYPHCSHQIVEDGRLDHLERDHRRHRQGNHI, from the exons ATGAAAATGAAGATTGGCGGAGGACATGAGAATGATGGGTTGTGTACTATCTTGATCGTCACGTT ACCTCAGGTAACAATAGCTACGGCAATTATATTCTGTCATCGTTTTTTCCTTCGCCAATCTCACGCAAAGAATGATAGGAGG ACGATTGCAACAGTGTGCATGTTTCTTGCTGGGAAGGTTGAAGAAACTCCTAGGCCACTGAAAGATGTCATTCTTGTTTCGTATGAAATGATCAATAAAAAGGACCCTGCTGCTGTTCAGAGAATCAAACAGAAG GAAGTATACGAACAACAAAAGGAGCATATTTTGCTTGGGGAGAGGGTTGTACTTGCTACTCTTGGCTTCGACCTCAATGTGCACCACCCATATAAGCCCCTTGTCGAAGCAATAAAGAAATTCAAGGTTGCGCAGAATGCCCTTGCTCAAGTTGCATGGAATTTTGTCAATGATGG GCTGCGGACATCACTCTGCCTGCAATTTAAACCCCATCATATTGCGGCTGGTGCCATATTCCTTGCCGCTAAGTTTCTCAAAGTAAAGCTTCCATCGGATGGCGAGAAGGTCTGGTGGCAAGAATTTGATGTTACCCCACGACAGTTGGAAG AGGTAAGCAATCAAATGTTGGAACTGTATGAACAAAACCGTACGGTGCCACCTTCCCATGGGAGTGCAAGTGAAGGGTCGAATCACCATCGAGGCACAATGATGAAGACTACAGCCATTGTTGAGGACCCTGTCTCAATAAACAGTTATTCTCCGGCTGTTGCAGGAGCAGCGATTTTCAAGCAAGGAGGCCCAACTGTATCATCAGTTCGAATGGAGCCAGACCAATCATCTATAGACAATCATCAAAGCATGCCTCAAAGAAGTAATCAAAACCAAAGTAATGACTATGGAAACACGGAGACCAGGGGTGACTACAAGGTAGTAGATAGCGGTGGTGGAAGTTGGGACCGGCGACATCATGAACCAGATCAATTTCCTTGTGGCAGCAGCAAGGAAAGCATCACTGAAGCCTCGAACAGATCCAAGAATGTTACTGGTTCAGATTCAGAGCGGAATGAGACTACTGCTGAAGCAAGGGAATGGAAGGATGAAGGGTTGTTGCACAAGGTCTCTGGCAACATGGGTGGTCAGAGTTCTTCCTACGGTGAAGGGCCGAAAGGTTGCTGTCCGCCAGATGCCATCAGAAAGATTGACAAGGAGAAGGTGAAGGCAGCACTGGAGAAGCGAAGGAAATCCCGAGCTGACGTGACCAGGAAGGCGGACTTGATGGATGAGTATGATATCATTGAGAGAGAGCTGGAAAATGGTTTGGAATTGGCAGCCAAAGATGAGAAAGTAAGGCAGGAGAGGAGGCAGAGCTGGTCCAATAATAATAAACAACAGCCTTTGTACAGGCTGGAACCTGAGACCGCCGCCCCTAATCCTGGAAAGGTGCATGGCGATTTTGGTGGACGAGACAATCATTTCCTTTCGATCGAACAGCAGTCATCAGggagtggtggtggtggtagggTGAGATCAGCATCTGTTGACTCGGAAGAGATGGTCCATGGAAGCGAGCGGGATGCTGTGGAGAATGCAGAAGAAGGGGAGTTGTCCTCATTCAATCCTCCCTGGGAAATCCATTCTCCAAAGTCCAGCAGTCGCAATAGGAGAGCAGCAGTGAGCCCAATCAAACGACATGATTTCCCACAGCATCCTCTTCCACCAGCAGCTACTTACCCCCACTGCAGTCACCAAATTGTGGAAGACGGACGGCTTGATCATTTGGAAAGAGATCACAGAAGGCACAGACAGGGAAATCACATCTGA